The genomic interval CCTGATGTTGTAAATAAAATATTTGCATCGGATAACACAAATCTCAGTACAACAGACATCAGCACACAAGGGGTTTCGAATCGTTTATATAATATAATGAAAGATGGCATGGAGAACATATCAAAGAAAGCAGGGACAACTGCGAGTTATAGTAATGACTATAGCAGTACATTGGGAAAGCAGTTAACCGATATGGATGCCAGTCTTAAATTGTTATTAAGAAGATTACAAGATAAAGAGAATTACTATTATACAAAATATAATAAAATGGAAAGTGCGATTGGTTCTTTAGATAGTTCAATTAGCTCGCTAACATCTATGCTAGGCTAATGAATCAATCAAAAGGAGATTTAAGGATGTATCATAATAATGCCGCCGCACGCAGTGCTGAAACCTATCGTACCCAGCAAGTACTCACAGCAACTCCAGCAGAACTTACTTTAATGCTGTATAATGGCGCAATTAAATTTACGAATGAGGCAATGAAAGCATTGCAAGCTAAAAAATATGAACAGGCAAATGCAAGTTCGTTAAAAGTACAAAATATTGTTTCTGAGTTTATGGTTACCTTAAAAATGGACTATGATTTTTCTGCAGATTGGTTAAATCTTTATGAATACATAAAGACTTGCTTGGTAGAAGGCAATTTACATAATGATATTGCCAAATTGGAAGAAGCAAAAGAATTGCTTACGGAACTTCGAGATACCTGGCGAGAAGCGATGAAGCTTGATAAAATCAATAAAGTCGGTGAACAGGCATGAGTGCGGTCGTGCAAAACCAACAATTTTCGGAAGAACAGTTGTGGCAAAAATATGAAATACTGACTGAGGAAATGGGTAAATTTCTAGACCAGGATGATACGGATACTTTTTTAGAATTAATTGATCAACGTGTTTTTATTGAAAAACAAATTATACAGCTAGAGGATAAAGTATTCATTAAAACTACTAAAGGCAAGCAATTACTAAAAAAAATGATTGAATTAAATAAAAGCTTGCGTCCAAAATGTCAGCGGTGGTTAAATCAAAGCCGAAATCAGCGGAATATCAGTCGTGCTTATGAATCCCTAGGCTTTGAGAACAGTGGTTTTAATTGGGATAAACAATTTTAAAAACCTATAAAAAATATTTGAAAATTTTTTCAAAAAACACTTAAGTTCTACAAAAATCTTACGATATATACAATAGAGAGTTAAATAGTGACATTTTCTGAGCGATCGGCAGAAAGTGCTACTATATACTTTATAGTAATTAGGTATAGGATGCCTAAATTAAAATGATCTGAAAATCAAGGAGGAAATACAATGAGTTTAGTAGTAAAAAACAATTTATCCGCATTAAATACGTTAAACATTATGAATTCCAATAGTTCAGCATTGAACAAAAGCATGAAAAAGGTATCTTCCGGTATGAAAATCAACGGCGCAGCTGACGATGCTTCCGGATACCAAATTTCCGAAAGAATGAGAGTGCAAATCCGTTCTTTGGATCAAGCAAATGCTAATACACAAAACGGTTCTTCTTTACTTAAAACTGCTGAAGGTGCTGTAAGCTCCACAGTAGAAATCCTTAAAACTCTAAAAGAAAAAGTTTTGAATGCTGCAAATGGCACAAACACTGAAAGTGAATTATCAGCTATTCAATCGGAACTTGATCAATCCATTGACCAAATCAATGACAATGCTAATGTTACTTTTAATGGTAAAAGTTTAGTAAATGGTTCTATGAACAGCGAAGTTAAAAGTGCGACTAATAATGTATTCACAAATAACAAATTGCATAAGGATACAGCTGCTGGCAGCGTACTTACTACAATAACTGATCGTAGTGGGAATAGTTTGGGAATTGTTTCTGGCGACCATATTTCAGTTTCTTACACTATAAACGGAAAAACTGTAACTTCTACATTAACTGTTGGAACAAGTACAAGCTTGCAAAGTGTGGCAGATTTAATGAGTTCAAAAGGCACTTTAAAAGCAGCGACAAGCGTAATTGGAATGGATAAAAACGGATATACTGTAAATACTGTAGACAGTTCAAATGTGATTAGCATTACAGCAGCTTCTGCAGGTGTTGAAGGCGCAATTGCAGGCTTTACAATTAATGTTACAGACAGAAATAATAACGTGAAAAAGAATGTAATCGAAAAATTAGATGCTTTCTCCGAGTCTATCGCAGCAGAAAATGGATCTGGCGATAATTCATTGAAACTGCAAGTAGGTACAAAATCCAATCAAACAATTACGGTTGCTTTTGCAGATATGGGCGCAAAAGCTCTTGGATTACAAGGTTCCACAGCAGATGGTGATGTTAATCTTGATGTAACTACACAAGAACGTGCAACTGCTGCAATCAACGTACTTGACTCTGCAATACAAAGAGCGTTGAATCAACAAACAAAAATCGGTGCTGCACAAAGTCGTTTAGAATACACTTCACAGAACTTAACAACTTCCAGTGAAAATGTAACAAACGCTGAATCAACAATTCGCGATGCTGACATGGCGAAAGAAATGATGACATATCAGAAAAATAATATCTTAAAACAAGCTTCTCAAGCTATGCTTGCTCAAGCTAACCAGAATGGTCAAGGCGTATTAAGCTTATTACAATAATCTTGTAATCTATTGACTATATGGAAAAAGGAGGATGGGTGTGTAGATAGCCATCCTCCTTTTCTTATATTGTGGGATGAAATTATTGTTTAAAGGTGAATAAAATAGTCGAAAGTAGGTTGTTCATTTTTAAAGAATGATTTATTGTTTTATAGAAAGGTTGCATAAAAATGAAAATTTCTGCTTGTGTAGTTGCAAAAAATGAAGAAGAAAATCTTCGTGTTTGTTTAGATTGTATAAAAGATATTGTGGATGAAATGATTGTTGTAGATACTGGCTCTACTGACCAGACAATTGCAGTCGCAAAAAAGTATGGTGCACAAGTTTATCGATATGAGTGGCAGGATGATTTCGCATTGGCGAAAAATTTTGCTTTAGATAAGGCTGGAGGAGATTGGATTATTTTTCTCGATGCCGATGAGTATTTTACCGCCGAAACAGTCGAAAATGTTCTAGATGTAATTGAAAAACATCAACATGAATGCGATGGATTTCTAACACAAATGGTGAATATTGATGTGGATCAAGAAAATAAAATCATGGATCAGTTTTTTACAGTGAGAATTTTTCGTAATGATTTGAATATGCGTTTTGTAGGGAAAGTACATGAGCAGATTCATAATTTGACAGGAAGAAAAAATGCTTGGTATAAAGTTAATGCAGACGAAATTCAATTATACCATACGGGATATTCCGGTCATATCATTCGGCAAAAATGTGAGCGGAATTTAAACCTTTTGCTTGCACAATTGCAGGGAAACGAGGAAGACATTAATCTTTATCGTTATTTGGCGGATACGTATTACGGATTGGATGCATATGAACAAGCGATAAAATACGCAAGATTAGACCTTACTACCGGGAAAAAGGAACTAGCTTATGCTAGCCGTTCTTATCGTATATTAGTCAATGCACTTGGGCGTATACAGGCAGATTTCAAGGAAATTGAAGCGGCGATTCAACAAGCGATTACAACTTTTCCGGAATTGCCGGATTTCTATGCAGAGTATGCTTTATTATTCTTTAAATATGGCGATTATGATCGAGCTTTAGAACTTATGCAAGAAGCAATCCGATTAAATGAAACTTATGATGCGATTGAAACCAGTTTATTTCAAAATAATTTCAAGTTAACAAATTCCTTACTTGGATTGATCTATGAGAAGAAAAATGCTGTTTCAAATTCGATAGAATCTTATGAGCAAGTATTACGAGAAGCTAGATATGAGACGGGGATTTTTATCGCTTTATTTAAGCTTATTTTTAGAGAAGAACCTGTTTATGTGATTGCTTTTCTTAATCAGATATACGATAAAACTAAAATAGAAGACTTAGATTTTTTAATTCGAAATATAAGCACTGTTACAAAAGGAAAAATACTCGCATATTATTTGCAAGCGAAACAAAAATTGCAGAAAACTAAGAACGTTGATCTATTGGAACTTGAATGTGCAAAACGGTACACAGCTATACAAAATATTGTAACAGAAGAATTAACAGGAAAAATTAATTTTATGAGTTGTGCGGCGATTTTACAGAACAATTTTAAGCAAGTAACTACTGATATTGATTTCTTACCAGATACACATAGAAACGTAGTTTTGCGGTTTTATGGAAAAAAAGACAGTTTAACAGCAAAGAATTTTGATGCTTATCAGGAGATTTTGTTAGAAATAATGCGTGCAGCTGAAGATGAAATATTAAATAAATATTGCGCATGTGCAAAAGATTTTGAGTTGATTCATATTCTTGCAATAGCTAAAATTCTTAATCGTAATTTATGTTTCTTACAAGCCGTTTCTTTATATGAATTTGCTTTAACGTATGATATTACTGAAGGCATCGTACCGATTTTATATGATACGGCTTATTGCTATTATAAATTGGGCTACTATGAATTTGCGATAAAATATTTTGAAAAAGCTTTGACGTTTGGCTATAAAAAAGACAATGAGATGACATCGTTTATGATGTGGAGTGAAGAAAATTTAATGATAAGAGAAAGTGAGGTGAAAGGTTAATGAAGATTTCCGCTTGTATCATAGCGAAAAATGAAGAATACAATATCGGTAAATGCTTGAAAAGTATGAAGCCGATTGTTGATGAGCTGATTGTTGTGGATACGGGATCTACTGATCAGACGTTGGAAGTTGCGCGGTCTTATGGTGCGAAAGTATATGCCTATACTTGGAAAAATGATTTTGCAAAGGCGAAAAATTATGCAATTGAGCAGGCAAAGGGAGATTGGATCATTTTTCTTGATGCAGATGAATATTTTTCGGAAGATACAGTTAAAAATGTTCGCTCGTATATTGAAAAATTGCATTTGAATAAAAAATGTCATGCGATCTGCGTTAGAATCATTAATATTGATGTTGACCAAGATAATAGGGAACTGTCATCTTTTGTAAATTTGCGGATTTTTCGGAATGCACCTCATTTTCGTTATCGTTACGAACTTCATGAAGAATTATATAATACGAAAGGTCGACTGGAAATCTTTATCTTATCAGATGTGATTGAAGTCTATCATACAGGATATTCCTCTCATATTGTTGAAAAAAAACTCGAACGAAATCTAGCAATTATTCAAGAAGAAGTAAAAAAACACGGTGAAAGTCCGCGGTATTATCGGTATTTGTGTGATTGTTATCATGGACTACAGAAATATGACGAGGCTGTGAAATACGGTAGATTGCACATCCAATCTAATATTTCATCTATTGCCAATGAAAGTACAGTCTATACGAAAGTGATTGATTCTTTAATCAGGAGTAATGCAGAACCGAGTGAAATTAAGAATGAAATTGAACAGACGATTCAAATTTTCCCTAGTATTCCTGATTTTTATGCGCTATATGGGAGATATTTATGTGAGCAAAAAGAGTATGAAGCATCGATCCAATATTTTCTCAAAGCTTTAGAAATTAACAAGAAGAAGGATATTTATGAAGCGGATAGTTTTCATGGTAAATTAACAAATTTATACTGTGCTTTAGGAGAATTATTCTTTCTAAAAAATCAATATGATAAGGCTGTACAGTACTATTGTGAATCTTTAATAGCGTATAAATATAATGCATCGGCGTTACAACGATTGTATTTTTTAATTTGCCGATATGAGTCTATAGAAATCATCAGCATTTTAAACCGAGTTTATGCCAGAACAAAGCGTGATATAAAATTTATTGTCGATAATTTACAACACTATCGCATGAATAAGGTTTTTGTTTACTATAGTAATATTTTAAACCAGGAATTTTCTGTTGCATCTGAATATATGTGGCAAAATCAGATGATTGGGCTAAAAAACTATGCAAAGCTTTACGAGAAAAGTGCGGATGGATTATCTGAACGAATGTTGTTATTGGCGGTGACTTTGATTGTGAGTGATGATGAAAGCAAAGTCAATCAGTATAAAATGATTTTACCCAATCGATATGAAAGTATTATTATAAGATTTTATGATGAAACCGTGCAGTTGGATGAAAATAATTTTGAGGGATATAAAGAAATTTTGCAGGAATTATGCACGCTTGATACAGAACGATTGGATCATTATATTTCGTGTGGTGAAGACTTTGGAAAAGAAAAAAAAGTTGAAATCGCACAAATTCTAACTGATCATAGTTTTTACAAGCAAGCCTTGAGACTTTACCAATCCTTATTTGATAATGATAAGACGAAATATGATATAGCTAAAAAAATAGGATATTGCTATTATAAACAATTTATGTATAAAGAGGCTATGGTATATTTTGAACAAGCGATTGAAAATGGCTGCAAGGATCAAGAAATAGTACAGTTGTATAAATGGAGTAGAGAAAAATAAATTAATCAGTTAATTTTCCATGACGTTAAATTGAAAAATGAATTGGTTAGAAAGTAGTATGGAAAATTTGGATTGGAAAATAGTGACTACGAGGAAGGAATAACTATATGAGTAATAGAGATTCGGAAAAAATACTACGCCAACAAGCAATTGACGCAGCGATAAAATATTATGAATATAAGCATAAAACTAAGAAAACGTTTGAAGAAGGCGATCATATTTCTTATGGTGGTCGTTTTTTTGATGAGAAAGAAATAAGTAATTTGGTAGATTCGGCTTTAGATTTTTGGCTGACTACGGGACGTTATGCAACAAAGTTTGAACAAGAATTTGCTACGTTTTTAGGAGTAAGGCACTGTTCATTAACAAATTCAGGATCATCAGCCAATCTTTTAGCTTTTATGGCTTTAACTTCATATAAATTGGGTGAGCGTAGAGTAAAAAAAAGAGATGAAGTAATTACTGTTGCCGCAGGTTTTCCTACAACAGTTGCACCAATTTTGCAATATGGGGCTATTCCTGTTTTTGTGGATGTAGCCTTACCTAGCTATAATATAGATGTAAGTAAGTTAGAGGAAGCGTTAACTAATAGAACTAAAGCAGTCATGATTGCACATACATTAGGCAATCCGTTTGATTTGCAAGCGGTAAAGTCGTTTTGTGATAAGCATGACTTATGGTTGATTGAGGATAATTGCGATGCATTAGGCAGTAAGTATTTTATTGATGGTGAGTGGAAATATACAGGAACAATAGGTCATATTGGAACATCAAGTTTTTATCCACCGCATCATATTACCATGGGGGAAGGTGGTGCTGTGTATACAAATGATACTATGCTAAAGAGATTAGTGGAATCCTTTCGCGACTGGGGCAGGGATTGTTGGTGTCAGTCTGGTCATGATGATACTTGCCAGCATCGTTTTACACAGCAATTTGGTGAATTGCCATTGGGATATGATCACAAATATGTTTATTCACATTTAGGCTATAATTTAAAAGTTACTGATATGCAAGCGGCAATTGGGTGTGCGCAACTAGAAAAACTACCAGAGTTTATTGAAACCAGACGCAAAAATTGGCAATATCTTCGTGAAAATTTAAAAGTTTTTAAAGATGTACTTTTATTACCAGAACCACAAAAAAATTCACAACCAAGCTGGTTTGGATTTTTGATTACGGTAAGAGCGAAAGCCAAGTTTACTCGTGATGAAATTGTACAATATTTGGAGAAAAATAAAATACAAACAAGAATGCTTTTTGCAGGAAATTTAATTAAACATCCTTGTTTTGATGAAATGCGTATAAATGGACAAGGGTATCGTGTGGTTGGATCTTTAGAAAATACGGATAGAATTATGAATCATACTTTTTGGATTGGCGTTTATCCAGGAATTACAATAGGAAAATTAAACTATATGCTTGAAAAGATTAAAGAGTTTTGTGAAAAATATAATTTTTGAAATATAAGAGGATTAGCGATGACGGAAAAAGAATATTTGGATTATATTAGTGAAATTCGAAAGAAAATTGCATTGGATGATGAACAGAAACTTAGAGAAGCTGAAAAAGACTTAGAAAAACTTAAAGATATATATCCTTATCGCTTAGTTTATCTTTTTGCAAGGATCGAACTTATGCTAAAAAAAGGATATGCGAGAAAAATGCTGATTAATTTTCTTGAAGGTATTGATCAGGAATACTATTATCATGAAGAATTGGTTGATTATTGCCAAGTGTTTAAAGAAGTGTTACCTGATGAAGATGTATTGGGAAAGAAAAAATATGAATTTTTGAATGCTTTATACGATCAAAATATGGATGTAAGCATGTATTATCGAAGTTTACTACAAGCTCGAGAAGAATTTTTAGTTGATATTTTTAATACAAAAAAAATAAAAGCGTTAGCAGAGCAATACTATATTACTCGAAATGCATATATATATTTTTTATTGATGATGTTCTGGTGTAAAGAAGAAAATAAATGGAGTGAGTACGAAGCCTATATCCAAGAAGATGTATTAGAATTACCTAATATAGGATATCTGCTAGAGCGGATAACAGATAAAGTCGCACAGACTTTTATTGTAGTTGTAAATACAATAGAAAATGAAAAAGACTACAAAGTTGTAGCACAAGTTCTGCAACGATTAGGCCATCAAGTTATTTTTGGGGGACTCCCTTTTTCCTACCCAGTTGATAATCATGTAAATATAGAAGATACATTAGCGATTAGCATTGAAAATATCGGGGAGAAAGAAGGAATTAAAATTTTTTATCCAATAGAGCTTATAAAAATGGGTAAATCTATTGGAAATAATAGGAGTCTTGTTATTGAATATATAACAAAAAAAATGAATTCTAATCATCTTGCGATACTCTGCTGTGATGATGATTTAATGGATGAGTTACAATTATGCTCAAATTTGTGTAAAAATACACAACGTTTATCAAAACGGATGCCGGAAGTGCTAAACAAAAATATGTCATATGGTTGGACTGGTGATTATTTAGCATATATTAGCCAAATTCATCACTTTAATGCATATGAGAAGATTAATCAATCCGCAAAATATGATTTTTCTATTGTTATACCAGCCAGAAATTCGGCGAAAACACTTCGTCATACTTTACGAACATGTTTAGAGCAGCGATTTGAGGGAACTTATGAAGTTGTTTTAAGTGATAATTCAAGTGATGGCAATACAGAAGTTTATGATTTGTATCAGGAATTAAATGATATGAGAATTAAATATTTTAAGACACCAAGAAATTTGAGTTTAACTAAAAGTTTTGAATATGCTTTTTTGCAGACAAAAGGGGAATTTGTATTTTCAATTGGTTCGGATGATGGTGTTTTGCCATGGGCGTTAAAAAGTTTACAGGATATATTGGGGAAAAATACGCAAGATGATATTTTAGTATGGGCCAGAGGATTTTATGCTTGGCCAGGATTTAATGGTAATCAGCAAAATCAGTTTTGCATTCCCGGGTCCTATATAAAATCTAATCTGGAAATAGCAAGATTTGATTCAAGGGAATTTTTAGATAATATCATAAAAGAACCTGTGAACTATATGTATACTATGCCTAATTTATATATTAACTCTGGATATAGAAGAAGATATCTGCAAAAAATGTTAAAAAAAACAGGGCGTCTTTGGGATGGATGTTGTCAGGATATTTATATGGGAGTTGTAAATTTGGTTATAAATGATACTATCCCATATTTAATGTATCCTATAACTATTGCTGGGATGTCTAGTCTGTCCATAGGTGCTACAGATGCTGCTACATTAAAAGAAGTGGAAGCCGTAAGCGGCAAAGTAAAGAAGAGTAAGTTAGAAAATCAATATAGTTGTTACGTTTTTAATAAGTTAGAATTTATTTTTCCTAATTTTACGGATGCGGATGTGTTAATCGCTGTTTATGCAAGTTTATTACGGCTAATAGGAATGAATTGCGTATCAATAAAAGTATTGAATAAGGTGAATTGGCAAGAATTTTATTATGAAATGGGGAAAAAAATACCCTTAAATGATATTTTCATTGAACAGAAATTAGGTATGTTACAGTATGCAGCAGAGCAAATTGGAACTCCGGTAGCAGGCTGTGTAAAAGAGGAAATTTGCCAATCGTTGTATAGTTTGCAGCCTTTAATAAAATCTTCAGAACGAATTTATCAAGTCGGCTTTAAAAAAGATGGAGGATTGGTTTTGGATGCTAGTGAATTTGGTGTAAAAGATATTTATGGTGCGACCAAACTTTTTGCAAAAATCACTGGGTTATAAATATAGTTTAAAGATAAAAGTAATATGTAGAATAGAAATATTAAAAAAATAG from Massilibacillus massiliensis carries:
- a CDS encoding glycosyltransferase family 2 protein; its protein translation is MTEKEYLDYISEIRKKIALDDEQKLREAEKDLEKLKDIYPYRLVYLFARIELMLKKGYARKMLINFLEGIDQEYYYHEELVDYCQVFKEVLPDEDVLGKKKYEFLNALYDQNMDVSMYYRSLLQAREEFLVDIFNTKKIKALAEQYYITRNAYIYFLLMMFWCKEENKWSEYEAYIQEDVLELPNIGYLLERITDKVAQTFIVVVNTIENEKDYKVVAQVLQRLGHQVIFGGLPFSYPVDNHVNIEDTLAISIENIGEKEGIKIFYPIELIKMGKSIGNNRSLVIEYITKKMNSNHLAILCCDDDLMDELQLCSNLCKNTQRLSKRMPEVLNKNMSYGWTGDYLAYISQIHHFNAYEKINQSAKYDFSIVIPARNSAKTLRHTLRTCLEQRFEGTYEVVLSDNSSDGNTEVYDLYQELNDMRIKYFKTPRNLSLTKSFEYAFLQTKGEFVFSIGSDDGVLPWALKSLQDILGKNTQDDILVWARGFYAWPGFNGNQQNQFCIPGSYIKSNLEIARFDSREFLDNIIKEPVNYMYTMPNLYINSGYRRRYLQKMLKKTGRLWDGCCQDIYMGVVNLVINDTIPYLMYPITIAGMSSLSIGATDAATLKEVEAVSGKVKKSKLENQYSCYVFNKLEFIFPNFTDADVLIAVYASLLRLIGMNCVSIKVLNKVNWQEFYYEMGKKIPLNDIFIEQKLGMLQYAAEQIGTPVAGCVKEEICQSLYSLQPLIKSSERIYQVGFKKDGGLVLDASEFGVKDIYGATKLFAKITGL
- a CDS encoding glycosyltransferase, giving the protein MKISACIIAKNEEYNIGKCLKSMKPIVDELIVVDTGSTDQTLEVARSYGAKVYAYTWKNDFAKAKNYAIEQAKGDWIIFLDADEYFSEDTVKNVRSYIEKLHLNKKCHAICVRIINIDVDQDNRELSSFVNLRIFRNAPHFRYRYELHEELYNTKGRLEIFILSDVIEVYHTGYSSHIVEKKLERNLAIIQEEVKKHGESPRYYRYLCDCYHGLQKYDEAVKYGRLHIQSNISSIANESTVYTKVIDSLIRSNAEPSEIKNEIEQTIQIFPSIPDFYALYGRYLCEQKEYEASIQYFLKALEINKKKDIYEADSFHGKLTNLYCALGELFFLKNQYDKAVQYYCESLIAYKYNASALQRLYFLICRYESIEIISILNRVYARTKRDIKFIVDNLQHYRMNKVFVYYSNILNQEFSVASEYMWQNQMIGLKNYAKLYEKSADGLSERMLLLAVTLIVSDDESKVNQYKMILPNRYESIIIRFYDETVQLDENNFEGYKEILQELCTLDTERLDHYISCGEDFGKEKKVEIAQILTDHSFYKQALRLYQSLFDNDKTKYDIAKKIGYCYYKQFMYKEAMVYFEQAIENGCKDQEIVQLYKWSREK
- the rfbH gene encoding lipopolysaccharide biosynthesis protein RfbH, whose amino-acid sequence is MSNRDSEKILRQQAIDAAIKYYEYKHKTKKTFEEGDHISYGGRFFDEKEISNLVDSALDFWLTTGRYATKFEQEFATFLGVRHCSLTNSGSSANLLAFMALTSYKLGERRVKKRDEVITVAAGFPTTVAPILQYGAIPVFVDVALPSYNIDVSKLEEALTNRTKAVMIAHTLGNPFDLQAVKSFCDKHDLWLIEDNCDALGSKYFIDGEWKYTGTIGHIGTSSFYPPHHITMGEGGAVYTNDTMLKRLVESFRDWGRDCWCQSGHDDTCQHRFTQQFGELPLGYDHKYVYSHLGYNLKVTDMQAAIGCAQLEKLPEFIETRRKNWQYLRENLKVFKDVLLLPEPQKNSQPSWFGFLITVRAKAKFTRDEIVQYLEKNKIQTRMLFAGNLIKHPCFDEMRINGQGYRVVGSLENTDRIMNHTFWIGVYPGITIGKLNYMLEKIKEFCEKYNF
- the fliS gene encoding flagellar export chaperone FliS, producing MYHNNAAARSAETYRTQQVLTATPAELTLMLYNGAIKFTNEAMKALQAKKYEQANASSLKVQNIVSEFMVTLKMDYDFSADWLNLYEYIKTCLVEGNLHNDIAKLEEAKELLTELRDTWREAMKLDKINKVGEQA
- a CDS encoding flagellin N-terminal helical domain-containing protein translates to MSLVVKNNLSALNTLNIMNSNSSALNKSMKKVSSGMKINGAADDASGYQISERMRVQIRSLDQANANTQNGSSLLKTAEGAVSSTVEILKTLKEKVLNAANGTNTESELSAIQSELDQSIDQINDNANVTFNGKSLVNGSMNSEVKSATNNVFTNNKLHKDTAAGSVLTTITDRSGNSLGIVSGDHISVSYTINGKTVTSTLTVGTSTSLQSVADLMSSKGTLKAATSVIGMDKNGYTVNTVDSSNVISITAASAGVEGAIAGFTINVTDRNNNVKKNVIEKLDAFSESIAAENGSGDNSLKLQVGTKSNQTITVAFADMGAKALGLQGSTADGDVNLDVTTQERATAAINVLDSAIQRALNQQTKIGAAQSRLEYTSQNLTTSSENVTNAESTIRDADMAKEMMTYQKNNILKQASQAMLAQANQNGQGVLSLLQ
- a CDS encoding tetratricopeptide repeat-containing glycosyltransferase family 2 protein, which produces MKISACVVAKNEEENLRVCLDCIKDIVDEMIVVDTGSTDQTIAVAKKYGAQVYRYEWQDDFALAKNFALDKAGGDWIIFLDADEYFTAETVENVLDVIEKHQHECDGFLTQMVNIDVDQENKIMDQFFTVRIFRNDLNMRFVGKVHEQIHNLTGRKNAWYKVNADEIQLYHTGYSGHIIRQKCERNLNLLLAQLQGNEEDINLYRYLADTYYGLDAYEQAIKYARLDLTTGKKELAYASRSYRILVNALGRIQADFKEIEAAIQQAITTFPELPDFYAEYALLFFKYGDYDRALELMQEAIRLNETYDAIETSLFQNNFKLTNSLLGLIYEKKNAVSNSIESYEQVLREARYETGIFIALFKLIFREEPVYVIAFLNQIYDKTKIEDLDFLIRNISTVTKGKILAYYLQAKQKLQKTKNVDLLELECAKRYTAIQNIVTEELTGKINFMSCAAILQNNFKQVTTDIDFLPDTHRNVVLRFYGKKDSLTAKNFDAYQEILLEIMRAAEDEILNKYCACAKDFELIHILAIAKILNRNLCFLQAVSLYEFALTYDITEGIVPILYDTAYCYYKLGYYEFAIKYFEKALTFGYKKDNEMTSFMMWSEENLMIRESEVKG